A stretch of the Parafrankia discariae genome encodes the following:
- a CDS encoding cupin domain-containing protein, which produces MPVTVFNGAPSDEVAPGVTRSRLEPGGKDGPGGIVRDSDQLGGCAWTQMWFLGRPEDEWRMMLPDIRMAANQVWPPHWHDCWTAVVVLDGSVLIGDWWMERGDVLIAAPGVEYGLMLNGPKGCELLEIFARDILSPGGYGEEYRDHPTLAYLKGLETVDFVPRPPARMENGRRQVVPVDTTPGLQKGHLDGNAWWDLGDPGDPERGIVFDRKLAAGAALPPGSVDDWRGALVLGGSMNVGDTEFAEGDVLLVEPAAKTPAITAGAGGVHLLELARTAAALTR; this is translated from the coding sequence ATGCCGGTGACCGTCTTCAACGGTGCGCCGTCCGACGAGGTGGCGCCGGGTGTGACGCGTTCGCGGCTGGAGCCGGGGGGCAAGGACGGCCCGGGTGGCATCGTGCGGGACTCGGATCAGCTCGGCGGCTGCGCGTGGACCCAGATGTGGTTCTTAGGGCGGCCCGAGGACGAGTGGCGCATGATGCTGCCCGACATCCGGATGGCGGCGAACCAGGTCTGGCCGCCGCACTGGCACGACTGCTGGACCGCGGTGGTCGTGCTGGACGGCAGCGTCCTGATCGGGGACTGGTGGATGGAGCGGGGCGACGTGCTCATCGCCGCGCCGGGTGTCGAGTACGGGCTCATGCTGAACGGTCCGAAGGGCTGCGAGCTGCTCGAGATCTTCGCCCGCGACATTCTCTCGCCCGGCGGCTACGGCGAGGAGTACCGCGACCATCCCACCCTCGCCTATCTGAAGGGTCTCGAGACCGTCGACTTCGTCCCGCGGCCGCCGGCCCGGATGGAGAACGGGCGCCGGCAGGTCGTTCCGGTCGACACAACGCCTGGTCTGCAGAAGGGGCACCTCGACGGCAACGCCTGGTGGGACCTCGGCGATCCGGGTGACCCCGAGCGGGGGATCGTGTTCGACCGGAAGCTGGCGGCGGGCGCGGCGCTCCCGCCCGGGTCCGTCGACGACTGGCGTGGAGCGCTTGTTCTCGGGGGCTCGATGAACGTCGGCGACACGGAGTTCGCCGAGGGCGACGTGCTGCTCGTCGAGCCTGCCGCGAAGACGCCCGCCATCACCGCCGGCGCCGGCGGTGTCCATCTCCTGGAGCTGGCGCGCACCGCTGCGGCGCTGACGCGCTGA
- a CDS encoding SDR family NAD(P)-dependent oxidoreductase translates to MGRVAVVTGGASGMGLSICEHLARRGDRVAVLDLNGDAARQAARNLRGRGAQAMACAVDVSDRAAVEDALAQVRGELGPVEVMVTSAAISPFHPFAEIPPDSWDRVLAVNLTGTFHCLQAAIPDMAAAGWGRIVTITSSAAQIMSSNHAHYVASKGGVVALTRAVSFEYARQGITVNTIAPHIIDTPMLRRARAERGDPTGDGGASHIPVGRLGTGDDIAAACLYLCSEEAGYITGQLFGVNGGAVA, encoded by the coding sequence ATGGGCCGAGTGGCAGTCGTGACAGGTGGCGCATCCGGGATGGGGCTGTCCATCTGCGAGCACCTCGCCCGGCGCGGGGATCGCGTGGCGGTGCTCGACCTGAACGGGGACGCGGCGCGGCAGGCCGCCAGGAACCTGCGGGGACGTGGAGCGCAGGCCATGGCGTGCGCCGTGGACGTGTCCGATCGAGCAGCGGTCGAAGACGCGCTGGCCCAGGTGCGCGGCGAGCTCGGGCCAGTCGAGGTCATGGTGACCTCCGCGGCGATCTCGCCGTTTCATCCCTTCGCCGAGATTCCCCCTGACTCGTGGGACCGCGTCCTCGCCGTGAACCTCACCGGTACGTTCCACTGTCTGCAGGCGGCGATCCCCGACATGGCCGCGGCCGGCTGGGGCCGCATCGTCACGATCACGTCGTCGGCCGCCCAGATCATGAGCTCCAACCACGCGCACTACGTCGCGTCGAAGGGCGGCGTGGTCGCGCTGACGAGAGCGGTGTCCTTCGAATACGCGCGGCAGGGGATCACGGTGAACACCATCGCGCCCCACATCATCGACACCCCGATGCTCCGCCGGGCCCGCGCGGAGCGCGGGGACCCGACGGGTGACGGAGGTGCCAGCCACATCCCCGTCGGCCGGCTGGGCACAGGCGACGACATCGCCGCTGCCTGTCTGTACCTGTGCTCCGAGGAGGCTGGCTACATCACGGGGCAGCTGTTCGGTGTCAACGGCGGTGCCGTCGCGTGA
- a CDS encoding FAD binding domain-containing protein — MKAAAFDYHAPESVDAAVALLAELGDEAKVLAGGQSLVPVMAMRLGRPEHIVDVNRIEALAGATRSNGTLRVGALTRHRDLETDVLIRDSVPLLARAAPHIGHFQIRNRGTVGGSLAHADSAAELPAVTVALDAEIEVRSSRGSRRIRAADFFVSIFMTALEPDELVTAVHLPVWGRGCGFAVAEFARRHGDFALAGAACGVQVDGGRIVRAAVGLIGMGGVPVRARPAEQALTGADAHGADLVSTGRDAVAALDPPSDAHGSAAYRRHLGAQMITQALGRALAEAQGQDRNPGQSQAGGTA; from the coding sequence TTGAAAGCCGCCGCATTCGATTACCACGCGCCGGAGTCCGTTGACGCGGCGGTGGCCCTGCTGGCCGAGCTCGGAGACGAGGCGAAGGTCCTCGCCGGCGGCCAGAGCCTTGTTCCGGTGATGGCGATGCGGCTCGGGCGGCCCGAGCACATCGTCGACGTCAACCGCATCGAGGCGCTTGCCGGCGCCACCCGGTCGAACGGCACGCTGCGGGTGGGAGCGCTGACGCGGCACCGCGATCTGGAGACCGACGTGCTCATCCGGGACTCGGTGCCGTTGCTGGCCCGTGCCGCGCCCCACATCGGCCATTTCCAGATCCGCAACCGCGGCACCGTGGGCGGCTCGCTCGCCCATGCCGACTCGGCCGCCGAGCTGCCCGCGGTCACCGTCGCGCTCGACGCCGAGATCGAGGTGCGCAGCAGCCGGGGGAGCCGACGCATCCGGGCCGCGGACTTCTTCGTGTCGATCTTCATGACGGCGCTGGAGCCCGACGAGCTGGTGACCGCCGTGCACCTTCCGGTGTGGGGACGCGGCTGCGGCTTCGCCGTGGCGGAGTTCGCGCGCCGGCACGGCGACTTCGCGCTGGCCGGCGCCGCGTGCGGGGTGCAGGTCGATGGCGGGCGCATCGTGCGGGCGGCGGTCGGGCTGATCGGGATGGGCGGTGTCCCGGTGCGCGCCCGGCCGGCCGAGCAGGCTCTGACCGGTGCGGACGCGCACGGGGCGGACCTTGTCTCGACCGGGCGTGACGCGGTCGCGGCCCTCGACCCGCCCTCGGACGCCCACGGCTCCGCCGCCTACCGCCGCCACCTCGGCGCCCAGATGATCACGCAAGCGCTCGGCCGTGCCCTCGCGGAGGCCCAGGGACAGGACCGCAACCCAGGCCAGAGCCAGGCTGGAGGCACCGCGTGA
- a CDS encoding amidohydrolase family protein yields MDYKVISADNHIIEAPHTFTTYLPREYRERAPRILRGADGGDGWSFDGKPPSRTFGLNAVAGRPFEDYKASGLTIEEILPGNYDGTAHLKDMDADGVDAATIYPMASLAAYTLDDRPFALAILRAYNDWLLDEFCAVNPRRLIGLPLLPVDDGIDVLLAELERVTAKGAKGAFLPYWSERPYYDSYYEPLWTAAEQAPLTLCIHRTMGGKEPAGQATPRPDAAAGVNLAGIVQRFFTGVAPFSQLTFTGVFERHPGLKFVDAEVNFGWLRFWALMMDQEFERQKHWAEPPLHTPPHEFIGKNLFVSVLDDFVGFEDAKHDPLVASAAMFSIDYPHSGTLFPKTQQYIAELTPGLDDDRKHAILAGNAVRVFNLA; encoded by the coding sequence ATGGATTACAAGGTCATCTCGGCGGACAACCACATCATCGAGGCGCCGCACACGTTCACCACCTACCTGCCCAGGGAGTACCGGGAGCGGGCGCCGCGCATCCTGCGCGGCGCGGACGGTGGCGACGGCTGGAGCTTCGACGGCAAGCCGCCGAGCAGGACGTTCGGGCTGAACGCCGTGGCCGGCCGCCCGTTCGAGGACTACAAGGCCAGCGGCCTCACCATCGAGGAGATCCTCCCGGGCAACTACGACGGCACCGCCCACCTGAAGGACATGGACGCCGACGGCGTGGACGCCGCCACCATCTACCCGATGGCCTCCCTCGCCGCCTACACGCTCGACGACCGGCCCTTCGCCCTGGCCATCTTGCGGGCCTACAACGACTGGCTGCTCGACGAGTTCTGCGCCGTCAACCCGCGGCGGCTCATCGGCCTGCCGCTGCTGCCGGTCGACGACGGCATCGACGTCCTGCTCGCCGAGCTCGAGCGGGTGACTGCCAAGGGCGCCAAGGGCGCCTTCCTCCCCTACTGGAGCGAGCGCCCGTACTACGACAGCTACTACGAGCCGCTCTGGACGGCAGCCGAGCAGGCGCCGCTGACGCTGTGCATCCACCGCACCATGGGCGGGAAGGAACCGGCGGGGCAGGCCACCCCGAGGCCGGATGCCGCCGCGGGCGTCAACCTCGCCGGTATCGTCCAGCGGTTCTTCACCGGCGTCGCGCCGTTCTCCCAGCTGACCTTCACCGGCGTGTTCGAACGGCACCCCGGCCTGAAGTTCGTCGACGCCGAGGTCAACTTCGGGTGGCTGCGGTTCTGGGCCCTGATGATGGACCAGGAGTTCGAGCGCCAGAAGCACTGGGCCGAGCCGCCGCTGCACACCCCGCCCCACGAGTTCATCGGCAAGAATCTCTTCGTCAGCGTGCTCGACGACTTCGTTGGCTTCGAGGACGCCAAGCACGACCCGCTCGTGGCGTCGGCGGCCATGTTCTCCATCGACTACCCGCACAGCGGGACGCTGTTCCCGAAGACCCAGCAGTACATCGCCGAGCTGACCCCGGGCCTCGACGACGACCGCAAGCACGCCATCCTCGCGGGGAACGCTGTGCGAGTGTTCAACCTCGCATGA
- a CDS encoding GntR family transcriptional regulator: MTQPTPTQSSPARGNVQALVDTIRGRIIRGQFAPGQRLKEEWLAAEFGVSRIPMREALRALASEGFVRSERYGGTFVATLDAEAAHDLLDVRAVLEPLAAAQAAMRCTPEHLETFRQLLDEGDRAFRERRPEDTRTVKGQLYEHLAVASGNSTLIALMRVVRFKIEWATSIELIEQIPEETRNLRAKLVREMVDAMADRDPVRAATAAAAIIDATYASQGWRRVVDVRFEAASKSP; this comes from the coding sequence GTGACACAGCCGACGCCGACCCAGAGTTCGCCCGCTCGCGGCAACGTGCAGGCACTCGTCGATACCATCCGTGGACGGATCATCCGCGGCCAGTTCGCGCCCGGCCAGCGTCTTAAGGAGGAGTGGCTCGCCGCCGAGTTCGGCGTGTCACGGATCCCGATGCGGGAGGCGCTGCGGGCGCTGGCGTCCGAGGGATTCGTCCGGTCCGAACGCTACGGCGGCACCTTCGTCGCCACCCTGGACGCCGAGGCCGCCCATGACCTGCTCGATGTGCGGGCGGTCCTGGAACCGCTGGCCGCGGCGCAGGCGGCGATGCGGTGCACCCCCGAACACCTCGAGACGTTCCGCCAGCTCCTCGACGAGGGTGACCGGGCGTTCCGGGAGCGGCGGCCCGAGGACACCCGCACCGTGAAGGGGCAGCTCTACGAGCATCTGGCAGTGGCGTCCGGGAACAGCACGCTGATCGCACTGATGCGTGTCGTGCGCTTCAAGATTGAATGGGCCACCTCAATAGAGCTCATCGAGCAGATTCCGGAGGAGACGCGGAACCTCCGGGCGAAGCTTGTTCGCGAAATGGTCGATGCGATGGCTGACCGTGATCCCGTTCGGGCGGCGACGGCGGCGGCGGCCATCATCGACGCGACCTATGCCTCCCAAGGCTGGCGGCGTGTCGTCGACGTGCGGTTCGAAGCCGCCAGCAAGTCCCCATAG
- a CDS encoding CaiB/BaiF CoA transferase family protein → MMKTGWGDTDEEGEPVPDQLRYDLLAGVRVVEVAAWLFAPSCGAILADWGADVIKIEPTRNGGDPYRGFFHTGPVNPTIELANRGKRSAAVDLSTPAGHEVLLRLVADADVFITNLLPDPRGRLGVEIADIRAANPSIIYVRASGYGPRGLDAETPGFDAAVAWARVGVAQFLTPPDARQPTHPPGGIGDCVGGLGGAGAVAAALFKRASTGVPSEVDISLLAGGMWMNATVLMTEANAGPQGPLMQRTDRRTVRNPLSNSYQTKDGRWLSMVVIQPDPHWRGFCDHIGRPELADDPRFVDFNARMTHNAELIGLLDEVFASRTVDEWRQALATFTGVWDVLQTPAEVVRDPQVLANGYLVPGEDPGPPLSAVASPAQFDGQPLTAVRRAPEHGQHTEEILLACGYSWDDITAFKDQGAII, encoded by the coding sequence ATGATGAAGACCGGGTGGGGCGACACCGATGAGGAGGGCGAGCCCGTGCCGGATCAGCTCAGGTACGACCTGCTGGCGGGGGTGAGGGTGGTCGAGGTGGCGGCGTGGCTGTTCGCGCCGTCGTGTGGGGCGATCCTCGCCGACTGGGGCGCCGACGTCATCAAGATCGAGCCGACGCGGAACGGCGGTGATCCCTATCGGGGGTTCTTCCACACCGGTCCGGTGAACCCGACGATCGAGCTGGCCAACCGGGGCAAGCGCAGCGCGGCTGTCGACCTGTCGACGCCGGCGGGCCACGAGGTGCTGTTACGCCTGGTCGCGGATGCCGACGTGTTCATCACCAATCTGCTGCCCGATCCGCGGGGTCGGCTCGGCGTCGAGATCGCCGACATCCGGGCGGCGAATCCCTCGATCATCTACGTGCGGGCCAGCGGCTACGGGCCTCGTGGCCTGGACGCCGAGACCCCCGGCTTCGACGCCGCGGTGGCGTGGGCGCGTGTCGGGGTCGCCCAGTTCCTCACCCCGCCGGATGCGCGTCAACCGACCCATCCGCCGGGCGGCATCGGCGACTGCGTCGGGGGGCTCGGCGGGGCTGGTGCTGTCGCCGCGGCCCTGTTCAAGCGGGCGAGCACGGGCGTCCCCTCGGAGGTCGACATCTCGCTGCTCGCCGGCGGCATGTGGATGAACGCCACCGTCCTGATGACGGAGGCCAACGCCGGGCCGCAGGGCCCGCTGATGCAGAGGACCGACCGGCGGACGGTCCGCAATCCGCTGTCGAACAGTTATCAGACGAAGGACGGCCGCTGGCTGTCGATGGTCGTCATCCAGCCGGACCCGCACTGGCGCGGCTTCTGCGACCATATCGGCCGGCCGGAGCTGGCCGACGACCCGCGTTTCGTGGACTTCAACGCCCGGATGACGCACAACGCCGAACTGATCGGCCTGCTTGACGAGGTGTTCGCGTCCCGCACCGTGGACGAGTGGCGCCAAGCGCTGGCCACGTTCACCGGGGTCTGGGACGTGCTGCAGACACCCGCCGAGGTCGTGCGTGATCCGCAGGTGCTCGCCAACGGTTACCTCGTCCCGGGGGAGGATCCCGGGCCACCGCTGTCGGCCGTGGCATCGCCGGCGCAGTTCGACGGGCAGCCGCTCACCGCGGTGCGGCGGGCGCCCGAGCACGGCCAGCACACCGAGGAGATCCTCCTGGCGTGTGGCTACTCGTGGGACGACATCACCGCTTTCAAGGATCAGGGCGCCATCATCTGA
- a CDS encoding (2Fe-2S)-binding protein translates to MDVNLIVNGERCRARVEPRKTLADLLREDLGLTGTHLGCEHGVCGSCTVLLDGLAVRSCLMFGVQADGSEVTSVEGLAGDPESLSLVQRAFQETHGLQCGFCTPGFVISVTAFLAEVPDPTDEQIRDGLSGNLCRCTGYQGIVQAVRLAARLRREERAETSG, encoded by the coding sequence ATGGACGTGAACCTGATCGTGAACGGCGAACGCTGTCGCGCCCGGGTCGAGCCGCGCAAGACCCTCGCCGACCTGCTGCGGGAGGACCTCGGACTGACCGGCACCCACCTGGGGTGCGAGCACGGGGTCTGCGGGTCGTGCACTGTGCTGCTCGACGGCCTGGCTGTCCGGTCCTGCCTGATGTTCGGGGTGCAGGCGGACGGGAGCGAGGTGACCAGCGTCGAGGGGCTGGCGGGCGATCCGGAGTCGCTCAGCCTGGTGCAGCGCGCCTTTCAGGAGACGCATGGGCTGCAGTGCGGTTTCTGCACCCCCGGGTTCGTCATATCGGTCACGGCCTTCCTGGCGGAGGTGCCGGATCCGACCGACGAGCAGATCCGGGACGGCCTGAGCGGAAACCTCTGCCGCTGCACCGGCTACCAGGGAATCGTGCAGGCCGTCCGGCTCGCGGCGCGGCTGCGCCGCGAGGAACGCGCCGAAACCTCGGGGTAG
- a CDS encoding carboxymuconolactone decarboxylase family protein — MMTQAQREMACERVRRELGIDRVGTAPDAPVLRSRQSGAPARPASYLPVEAEIHGAQLYEYEIWGRPGLDLRTRSFITVAVLAALGRDDQLYRYINGALNIGITPEEIHETLLHAGVYSGLPAWENAVGVAGEVFVARGLVPAGSGAPVESKPAMDHEERRAARNRVVAALGVGRIGLGPDAPLLQPLPGNPFPAARPGRLSFEQELAGITADYGYGEVWGRPGLDLRTRSFITVSVLQVQYQNDQLHIHVNNALNLGIAPEALGEAIAQAGVYDGGSGWHNAMTVARHVFLQHGLVEGD; from the coding sequence ATGATGACCCAGGCGCAGCGCGAGATGGCCTGTGAACGGGTTCGCCGGGAGCTCGGCATCGACCGGGTCGGAACCGCGCCGGACGCGCCGGTGCTGCGGTCCCGCCAGAGCGGTGCGCCCGCGCGGCCGGCGTCCTACTTACCCGTGGAGGCCGAGATCCACGGCGCCCAGTTGTACGAGTACGAGATCTGGGGCCGGCCGGGACTCGACCTCCGGACGCGGAGTTTCATCACCGTGGCCGTTCTGGCGGCCCTGGGCCGGGACGACCAGCTCTACCGGTACATCAACGGTGCGCTGAACATCGGGATCACGCCGGAGGAGATCCACGAGACGCTGTTGCACGCCGGTGTGTACAGCGGTCTGCCGGCGTGGGAGAACGCAGTCGGTGTCGCGGGTGAGGTGTTCGTCGCCCGGGGGCTGGTGCCGGCGGGCTCGGGCGCCCCGGTGGAGTCGAAGCCCGCGATGGACCACGAGGAGCGGCGCGCGGCCAGGAACCGGGTGGTCGCCGCCCTGGGTGTCGGGCGGATCGGCCTCGGTCCCGACGCCCCCCTGCTCCAGCCGCTGCCCGGCAACCCCTTCCCGGCCGCCAGACCGGGCCGGCTGTCCTTCGAGCAGGAACTGGCCGGGATCACCGCCGACTACGGTTACGGCGAGGTGTGGGGCCGGCCCGGGCTCGATCTGCGCACCAGGAGCTTCATCACGGTGAGCGTCCTGCAGGTGCAGTACCAGAACGACCAGCTGCACATCCATGTCAACAATGCGCTGAATCTGGGGATCGCGCCCGAGGCGCTCGGCGAGGCGATCGCCCAGGCCGGCGTCTACGACGGCGGGTCGGGGTGGCACAACGCCATGACCGTCGCCCGGCACGTCTTCCTCCAACACGGCCTCGTCGAAGGTGACTGA
- a CDS encoding SRPBCC family protein, which translates to MKLENTFSVPVPVDETWRVLLDIERVAPCVPGATLTSRDGDSFSGKVKVKLGPIGLTYGGTATFLSLDEAAKVAVIEASGRETRGGGTAKAVVTCRLVGTGGATDVLVETDLAITGKPAQFGRAALADVTAILIGQFAANLASEITGAGTAEGARPHGEPAAPPAPAATPDPGETAGGAPAANGVASVPAPADGAPPPPAAPPRVPAAHSHRPGASHRAAEPIDLLGTAGGGVLKRVGPSVAGTVLLVVLLLLWRRRT; encoded by the coding sequence ATGAAACTGGAGAACACCTTCAGCGTCCCCGTGCCCGTCGACGAGACGTGGCGGGTCCTGCTCGACATCGAGCGGGTCGCGCCCTGCGTGCCCGGAGCGACCCTCACCTCACGCGACGGCGACAGCTTCAGCGGCAAGGTCAAGGTCAAGCTCGGGCCGATCGGTCTCACCTACGGCGGCACCGCCACGTTCCTCTCCCTGGACGAGGCGGCCAAGGTCGCGGTCATCGAGGCCAGCGGCCGGGAGACCCGCGGCGGCGGAACCGCCAAGGCGGTCGTCACCTGCCGACTCGTGGGCACCGGAGGCGCGACCGACGTCCTCGTCGAGACGGATCTCGCCATCACCGGCAAACCCGCCCAGTTCGGCCGGGCCGCTCTCGCCGACGTCACGGCCATCCTCATCGGCCAGTTCGCGGCGAACCTGGCCAGTGAGATCACCGGTGCCGGCACGGCCGAAGGCGCCAGGCCGCACGGCGAGCCGGCCGCGCCGCCCGCACCCGCCGCCACGCCTGACCCGGGCGAGACCGCGGGCGGTGCGCCCGCGGCCAACGGGGTGGCATCCGTGCCGGCGCCCGCGGACGGCGCCCCGCCCCCACCCGCGGCCCCACCGCGGGTGCCCGCGGCCCACTCCCACCGACCTGGCGCCTCCCACCGGGCAGCCGAGCCGATCGACCTGCTCGGGACGGCCGGTGGCGGGGTTCTCAAGCGCGTAGGCCCTTCAGTCGCCGGAACAGTTCTGCTGGTGGTCCTCCTGCTCCTCTGGAGGCGGCGCACCTGA